The proteins below are encoded in one region of Pirellulales bacterium:
- a CDS encoding NUDIX domain-containing protein, which yields MSESIVRRGAVAILVRQGRFLVIRRSQHVVAPGAYCFPGGGIEGDESEPAALVRELHEELGIVVRPVARVWESVTPWRVALAWWLAEWSDELHALAPNPAEVESVHWLLPTEMAALPALLTSNREFLAALDRGEIAIAGLTAAEVDRPPLPPPVV from the coding sequence ATGTCCGAGTCGATCGTGCGCCGCGGAGCGGTCGCCATTCTGGTGCGGCAGGGGCGATTTCTGGTCATCCGGCGGTCGCAGCATGTCGTAGCACCCGGCGCCTACTGTTTTCCCGGCGGGGGCATTGAAGGCGATGAAAGCGAGCCGGCAGCGCTGGTCCGCGAACTGCACGAGGAGCTAGGCATCGTCGTACGGCCCGTTGCGCGCGTCTGGGAAAGCGTCACGCCCTGGCGCGTGGCGCTGGCGTGGTGGCTGGCCGAATGGAGCGACGAATTGCACGCCCTGGCGCCGAATCCGGCCGAAGTCGAAAGCGTGCACTGGCTGCTTCCAACCGAGATGGCCGCGCTGCCTGCGCTGCTGACGAGCAATCGCGAGTTCCTCGCCGCATTGGACCGCGGCGAGATTGCCATCGCCGGCCTCACTGCGGCGGAGGTTGACCGCCCGCCGCTGCCTCCGCCGGTCGTGTAG
- a CDS encoding acylphosphatase, with amino-acid sequence MNATDRQRCVVYYAGRVQGVGFRATVVRVAQGFAVAGFVQNLPDGRVRAVVEGAADEVARFRAALRETMQRYIRDEDARAEPATGEFVDFQVRY; translated from the coding sequence ATGAACGCTACGGACCGCCAACGCTGTGTCGTGTATTACGCGGGCCGCGTCCAGGGTGTGGGCTTCCGCGCGACGGTCGTGCGCGTCGCGCAAGGCTTCGCCGTTGCGGGGTTCGTGCAGAATCTCCCGGACGGCCGGGTGCGCGCGGTGGTCGAAGGAGCCGCCGACGAGGTGGCCCGATTCAGGGCGGCCCTGCGTGAGACGATGCAACGCTATATCCGCGACGAGGACGCCCGGGCCGAACCAGCGACCGGCGAATTCGTGGATTTTCAGGTGCGATACTAG
- a CDS encoding ABC transporter permease produces MSLLAVNWVTWVTPLWVTGVGALVAVAAVVAAYFLLRVAQPRVAAIAVTTMKEGLSQPLFTVVLLLGILLLLIFPFIPYNTFGEDVKVVKDSGLTLITVAGMIVALWSASVSIAEEIEGRTSLTLLSKPVSRRQFIVGKFLGVLGPVVVLFLVLGTLFLASVSYKLAYDAKETANPDPTVEDCRREMLSVAPGLALAFMETVVLTSISVAIATRMPMLANLTICFAVYALGHLVPLLVKAAAGKFAILVFVGQLIATILPVLDHFKIEGAIATSQPVPMAYLGWALLYCVLYSSLALLVALLLFEDRDLA; encoded by the coding sequence GTGTCGTTGTTGGCCGTCAATTGGGTCACGTGGGTCACGCCTTTGTGGGTGACCGGGGTCGGCGCGCTGGTGGCCGTGGCCGCCGTCGTGGCGGCCTATTTCCTCTTGCGCGTCGCTCAGCCGCGCGTCGCGGCCATCGCGGTCACAACCATGAAAGAGGGGCTGTCGCAGCCACTGTTCACGGTCGTGCTGCTGCTGGGCATCCTGCTGCTGCTGATCTTTCCTTTTATCCCTTACAACACCTTCGGCGAAGACGTGAAGGTGGTGAAAGATTCGGGCCTGACGCTGATCACCGTGGCCGGCATGATCGTGGCCCTGTGGAGCGCGAGCGTTTCGATCGCCGAAGAAATCGAAGGCCGCACCTCGCTCACCTTGCTCTCGAAACCGGTCAGCCGCCGGCAATTCATCGTCGGCAAGTTTCTCGGCGTCTTGGGTCCAGTCGTGGTCCTGTTTCTCGTGTTGGGCACCCTGTTCCTGGCGAGCGTGTCGTACAAGCTCGCCTACGACGCCAAGGAAACTGCCAATCCCGACCCCACGGTCGAGGATTGCCGTCGCGAGATGCTCAGCGTGGCGCCGGGCCTGGCCCTGGCCTTCATGGAAACGGTCGTGCTCACGTCGATCAGCGTGGCCATCGCGACGCGGATGCCCATGCTCGCCAACCTGACGATTTGCTTCGCGGTGTACGCACTGGGACATCTGGTGCCGCTGCTGGTCAAGGCCGCGGCGGGCAAATTCGCCATTCTGGTGTTTGTGGGCCAGTTGATCGCTACGATCCTGCCCGTGCTCGACCATTTCAAGATCGAGGGCGCCATCGCCACGAGCCAGCCCGTGCCGATGGCCTATCTCGGATGGGCGTTGTTGTACTGCGTGCTGTACAGCTCGCTCGCTTTGCTCGTCGCGCTGCTGCTGTTCGAGGACCGCGACCTGGCCTGA